One Bacteroidia bacterium genomic window, CTTCTTTATTTCGTGCTTTTGCTGTTCCGTAAGTGTACACGTACAATCCTACTGGTTGTGCAATTCCGATGGCATACGCCACTTGCACCAACACTTCGTCTGCAACACCTGCTGCCACCAAATTTTTAGCAATGTGGCGTGTAGCGTACGCTGCTGAACGATCTACTTTGGAGGAATCTTTTCCTGAAAAAGCACCTCCACCGTGCGCTCCGCGACCGCCGTAAGTATCCACAATTATTTTTCTGCCTGTCAAACCTGTATCTCCATGTGGTCCACCAATTACAAATTTTCCGGTTGGATTTACGTGAAATTTAATTTCGTTCCCGAATAATTTTTTAACGCGTGCAGGAACTAATTTTTTAACTCTCGGAATCAAAATATTAATCACATCGTGTTTGATTTTATCCTGCATATTTTTTTCAGAATCAAAATCATCGTGTTGTGTAGAAAGTACGATGGTTTCAATCTTTTCAGGCTTTCCTTTATCACTGTATTGAACCGTAACTTGTGATTTTGCATCCGGACGCAAGTATTTCATTTTCTTGCCTTCTCTGCGAATAACCGCTAATTCTCTCAGTAATAAATGCGCTAACTCCAACGGAAGTGGCATGTAATTATCTGTTTCGCGGCATGCATAACCAAACATCATTCCTTGATCTCCAGCGCCTTGTTCTTCTTCTTTACTGCGCTCCACACCTTGATTGATATCTGAAGATTGCTCGTGTAACGCACTTAAAATTCCACAGGAAACAGAGTCAAATTGATATTCTGATTTGGTGTAACCAATGCGGGCAATTACTTCGCGCGTAATTTTCTGCACATCCACTTTTGCTTTCGCAGTATCGTTGCATTTTATTTCTCCGCCAATCACTACAAGTCCTGTGGTAACAAAGGTTTCACAAGCTACTTTTGCATTGCTATCGTACGTTAAAAACGCATCAATAATTGCATCGGAAATTTGATCTGCTACTTTATCTGGGTGTCCTTCCGACACGCTTTCTGAGGTAAATAAATAAGACATTCGTTTCTATTTTTAGTGTGAGTTTAGAGTCTGCTAAAGTACAATTAATTCATAAAATGAAAAATATTATTTCACGATTATTCTGAATATTTTTTGAATAAAAAGTGTTTCAAAAAATAATTTTTCAAACTACTAATTTAAACAACAGGCTGTACAAGTGCAATCCCTGATAATTTTATTTTCGACATTCCTCCACGCACATTCGTGATATTTTCAAACCCACTTTTTTGAAGTATGGAACTTGCCATCATAGAACGGTAACCTCCAGCGCAATAAATACAATATGCTTGCTTCTTTTTTAAGGTGTGGATTTTTTGAGAAAGCTCTGCAAGCGGAATGGTGATAGCATTTTCGACAATTCCTGTTTCACATTCGCCGGCATTTCGCACATCTATAATTTGAAAATTATTTTTTTCTTGAAGCGTTTTTACAAACGTTTCAGCATCCACTGAATTAATTTTTTCGAGCGGCTTTTTTGCTTTTCCCCAAGCCAAGATTCCACCGTTTAAATAGCCCTTTACATTTTCATAACCCACTCTCGCCAATCGCAAAACAGCTTCTTTTTCCTTGCCTTCATCTGCCACTAAAACAATGGAGATATTTGGGTCAATCAAGGCGCCTACCCAAGGGGCATACTGTCCGTTTAAGCCAATGTTGACGGCATTTTTAATAAATCCGCTTTCAAATACATCAGCAGCTCGAACATCTAAAATTTGTGCGCCATTTGCAATGTGATTTTCAAATTCAATAACTGAAAGTGCTTGTGTATTTTTAGTCAGCACTGTATCAATATTTTCATATCCATTCATATTAATTTTCGCATCCATAAAAAAATAATTCGGAGGAGGCGTAAGCCCTTCGGTAATTGCTTTAATAAAGGCTTCTTTAGGCATTTCTTGCAAAGCATAATTTACTTTTTTCTGTGTACCGATAGTTGAAAAAGTTTCTTTGCCAATATTTTTTCCACAAGCAGAACCAGCGCCATGAGCTGGATATAAGATAACGTTGTCTGGTAAATTTTTTAATTTTTTGAGCGATTCGTACATCATTCCGGCTAAATCGCTTTGCGTAATTTCACTTTTCTGAGACAAATCTGGACGGCCTACATCGCCCACAAACAATGTATCTCCGCTAAAAACGGCATGTGGTCTATCATTCTCGTCCAATAACAAATAACACGCAGATTCCAAAGTATGACCAGGTGTATGCAACACTTTTATTTTTATTTTTCCAATTGTAAAAACTTCGTTATCCTTTGCTATAATTACTTTATAGGCTGTTTCAGCATCGGGACCGAAAATTATTTTTGCGCCTGTTTTTGCGGCTAAATCAATATGCCCCGAAACAAAATCTGCATGAAAATGCGTTTCAAAAACATATTTTATTTTGGCGTTGCGCTGATGGGCTAATTCCGTATAAGGCTGAGTCTCTCGAAGCGGATCAATAATGGCTGCTTCGCCGTTTGACTCGATATAATAAGCGGCTTCTGAAAGGCAGCCAGTATAAAGTTGTTGGATGTACATACTGATTTATTTTTATCGCAAAAATAGAGAATGTTTACAGAATATTTGTAATCGGTTAAAATCAGTTGAAAAAATATTTTTTCGAAGGCGTTTTGGAAAGATGTTTTAGATGTCCTTTTCTGGAATTGGTCTTATAAAAAACGAGGTTCAAAAAATTATTTTTCGAACCTCGTTTTAATTCCTCATTTAAAACCTTCTAGTTAGTATCTGTAATAATCCGGTTTAAACGGACCATCTACTGAAACACCAATGTATTTCGCTTGTTCTGCGTCGAGTGTTTCTAACACCGCACCTACTTTTGCCAAATGTAAATTCGCTACTTTTTCATCCAATTTTTTGGGAAGCGTATATACTTTGTTTTCGTAGTTTTTGGTGTGCATCCACAATTCCAATTGCGCCAATGTTTGATTGGTAAAAGAATTTGACATCACAAAAGAAGGATGTCCCGTAGCACAACCTAAATTTACCAAACGACCTTCTGCCAACACAATAATATCTTTTCCGTTTACGGTATATTTATCTACTTGCGGTTTAATTTCCACTTTTGATTTTCCATGATTTCCGTTTAACCAAGCCATGTCAATTTCATTGTCGAAATGCCCGATGTTACAAACCACAGCGTTGTGTTTCATACTTTTGAAATGACGATCTACAATGATGTTGCAATTTCCGGTAGCAGTAACAATAATGTCAGCTTCTTTCACAGCATCGTCCATTTTTTTCACTTCGTAACCTTCCATAGCAGCTTGTAATGCGCAAATCGGATCAATTTCCGTAACAATTACGCGTACACCACAGCTGCTCAAAGATTCTGCTGAACCTTTTCCAACATCTCCGAAACCTGCTACCACCGCCACTTTTCCAGCAAGCATTAAATCTGTCGCTCTGCGAATGGCATCTACTAAAGATTCACGACATCCGTATTTATTATCGAATTTAGATTTCGTAACTGAATCATTTACATTGATGGCAGGAATCGGTAACGTACCGTTTTTCATGCGCTCGTACAAACGATGCACGCCTGTCGTCGTTTCTTCCGACAATCCTTTGATGTTTTTTACCAATTCAGGAAATCTATCAAAAACCATATTGGTAAGATCTCCGCCATCGTCCAAAATCATGTTAAGTGGTTTTCTTTCTTCTCCGAAAAATAACGTTTGTTCGATGCACCAATCAAACTCCTCTGCGTTCATTCCTTTCCATGCATATACCGAAATTCCTGCTGCTGCTATTGCTGCGGCTGCATGATCTTGTGTAGAAAAAATATTGCAAGATGACCACGTTACTTCGGCGCCTAATGCTGTTAACGTTTCAATCAAAACTGCCGTTTGAATTGTCATGTGTAAACAACCTGCAATGTACGCACCTTTCAACGGTTTTTGTTTTCCGTATTCTGCGCGAAGTGCCATTAAACCTGGCATCTCAGCTTCTGCCAATTGAATTTCTTTTCTGCCCCATTCGGCTAATGAAAGATCTTTTACTTTAAATTTCACGTATTTTTCTACTGCTGTATTTGCCATTTTTATTTTTTTAGATTTATTTTTTAGGAGAACAAAGTTAATTCATTCATTTGTATTGAACAAAAAAATAAATAAAAAACAGGTAAGCGTTTTGTGCTTACCTGTTTCCATTGAATGCTTTATGAATAAAATTAATGTTGGAACTTGTAGGACAACCCTACGCCAAGCACTTCTTTAAATTGCACCCTCGGACCGGAACCTGTTACAACACCGGCGCTGTTGTATTGTGGAATATTAATATTGTCATCGTAAATTAATTGTGTGGAAACATTCGCAACAATATATTTATTTACTTTTAGCATCAACAAATTTTCCCAGTTTACAACGATATTTTGCGGGTTTTTCAAGTAATTACTAAATAATTCCAATTTGGATTGCAAATTCACATTCGTGAAAATATCTTTTTTGAAAACGGCTCTGAGATATCCTCCAAATTCCTCTTCCGTTAGTTTCCCATGCGTAATTAAAGCACCAGTAGTGGTATTGTAGATTGCTTTATCTACACCATAAGCACCTTGATCGGCAAGTGTCTGATCGTTTACAACAACAACTCTTCCTGTTAAAGGACCTAAAAATAAAGAGAAGTAATCACACGGTTTGTAATCCATACCAAGAGAAGCTACCAAATAAGCCGGAGCTAAAAATTTAGAAATTACGGTGGAATCATTCGGATAATTAAATCCTGGAGCCATTTGTGTTTGAAAATTCAACAAAGCCGAATAATACCAATGTTTAAAGGCATAATGACCATATTTCGAGTTTAACTCGATACGGTCATCACTTTTCAATAATTTCGCAGTACCTTGTTGCAACATTCCGTACGCCACGTCCAAGGAATTATCCCAAGTGGTTTTATCTTTTTTATAATGTGCGAAAAGGCTTATTATTCCGCTTCCTGCGATAGAATTTTGACCACCAGCCGCCCAATTGGTAAAGGAAACTTGTGAAAAATTAATCGAAATAAATCCACCAGTATGCCATGCTTTTGTCGAATCTACAGGCGTTTGAGCATTTGCACTTACGCAATAAAACATTGCTATCGCAAGCGATAAAATAATTTTTTTCATATCCATTTTCTGTTTTTTATTTTTTTAATAAATCTCTTATTTCAGTCAATAAAACTTCTTGTGCAGGCGGTGGTGCTGGTGCAGCGGGAACTTCGTCTTTCTTTTTACTCATACTATTGATTGCTTTTACCAGCATAAAAACGCAAAATGCAACGATGGTAAAATCAATAATAGCTTGTATAAAATTACCCAAGTTCATCGTTACTGCTGGTTTCAAAATTTTCCCGGTAGCATCTATAACAGCATCTTTC contains:
- the ahcY gene encoding adenosylhomocysteinase produces the protein MANTAVEKYVKFKVKDLSLAEWGRKEIQLAEAEMPGLMALRAEYGKQKPLKGAYIAGCLHMTIQTAVLIETLTALGAEVTWSSCNIFSTQDHAAAAIAAAGISVYAWKGMNAEEFDWCIEQTLFFGEERKPLNMILDDGGDLTNMVFDRFPELVKNIKGLSEETTTGVHRLYERMKNGTLPIPAINVNDSVTKSKFDNKYGCRESLVDAIRRATDLMLAGKVAVVAGFGDVGKGSAESLSSCGVRVIVTEIDPICALQAAMEGYEVKKMDDAVKEADIIVTATGNCNIIVDRHFKSMKHNAVVCNIGHFDNEIDMAWLNGNHGKSKVEIKPQVDKYTVNGKDIIVLAEGRLVNLGCATGHPSFVMSNSFTNQTLAQLELWMHTKNYENKVYTLPKKLDEKVANLHLAKVGAVLETLDAEQAKYIGVSVDGPFKPDYYRY
- the metK gene encoding methionine adenosyltransferase, whose product is MSYLFTSESVSEGHPDKVADQISDAIIDAFLTYDSNAKVACETFVTTGLVVIGGEIKCNDTAKAKVDVQKITREVIARIGYTKSEYQFDSVSCGILSALHEQSSDINQGVERSKEEEQGAGDQGMMFGYACRETDNYMPLPLELAHLLLRELAVIRREGKKMKYLRPDAKSQVTVQYSDKGKPEKIETIVLSTQHDDFDSEKNMQDKIKHDVINILIPRVKKLVPARVKKLFGNEIKFHVNPTGKFVIGGPHGDTGLTGRKIIVDTYGGRGAHGGGAFSGKDSSKVDRSAAYATRHIAKNLVAAGVADEVLVQVAYAIGIAQPVGLYVYTYGTAKARNKEGKKLSDGEIAARVEKLIDMRPSAIVKRFGLKNPIYSETASYGHMGRTPGIKEVNGKKYETFSWEKLDLVDTFRKEFAIQKEEIEVV
- a CDS encoding MBL fold metallo-hydrolase, which translates into the protein MYIQQLYTGCLSEAAYYIESNGEAAIIDPLRETQPYTELAHQRNAKIKYVFETHFHADFVSGHIDLAAKTGAKIIFGPDAETAYKVIIAKDNEVFTIGKIKIKVLHTPGHTLESACYLLLDENDRPHAVFSGDTLFVGDVGRPDLSQKSEITQSDLAGMMYESLKKLKNLPDNVILYPAHGAGSACGKNIGKETFSTIGTQKKVNYALQEMPKEAFIKAITEGLTPPPNYFFMDAKINMNGYENIDTVLTKNTQALSVIEFENHIANGAQILDVRAADVFESGFIKNAVNIGLNGQYAPWVGALIDPNISIVLVADEGKEKEAVLRLARVGYENVKGYLNGGILAWGKAKKPLEKINSVDAETFVKTLQEKNNFQIIDVRNAGECETGIVENAITIPLAELSQKIHTLKKKQAYCIYCAGGYRSMMASSILQKSGFENITNVRGGMSKIKLSGIALVQPVV
- a CDS encoding DUF3078 domain-containing protein, with the protein product MDMKKIILSLAIAMFYCVSANAQTPVDSTKAWHTGGFISINFSQVSFTNWAAGGQNSIAGSGIISLFAHYKKDKTTWDNSLDVAYGMLQQGTAKLLKSDDRIELNSKYGHYAFKHWYYSALLNFQTQMAPGFNYPNDSTVISKFLAPAYLVASLGMDYKPCDYFSLFLGPLTGRVVVVNDQTLADQGAYGVDKAIYNTTTGALITHGKLTEEEFGGYLRAVFKKDIFTNVNLQSKLELFSNYLKNPQNIVVNWENLLMLKVNKYIVANVSTQLIYDDNINIPQYNSAGVVTGSGPRVQFKEVLGVGLSYKFQH
- the mscL gene encoding large-conductance mechanosensitive channel protein MscL, with protein sequence MSIVQEFKDFALKGSALDLAVGVVIGAAFGKIVTSIVSDVLMPPIGLLLGGVNFTDIKWKMKDAVIDATGKILKPAVTMNLGNFIQAIIDFTIVAFCVFMLVKAINSMSKKKDEVPAAPAPPPAQEVLLTEIRDLLKK